In Paractinoplanes brasiliensis, the following proteins share a genomic window:
- the serC gene encoding phosphoserine transaminase, giving the protein MSVTDIRIPDTIKPVDGRFGSGPSKVRPEGVESLSAVSRTFLGTSHRQKTVKDQVARLRRGLAEFFSMPEGYEVILSNGGTSAFWETAAFGLVREKAQFAEFGEFGAKFAKAVKDAPFLADPTVHRAPGGEAAYLTAEAGVDVYASVHNETSTGVAVPVRRVEGADPGALLLTDATSGGGSLDVDLRETDVYYLAPQKALGSDGGIWLALLSPAAIERAFEIKQSGRYIPQFLDLVTAIEQSRLEQTYNTPALATVFLAAEQLDWMNSQGGLSWAVKRSAESAAAIYNWADRSSYATPFVTDPALRSSAVATIDFEGVDAAAIAKILRANDVVDTEPYRKLGRNQLRVALYPTIEPSDVAALTACIDYVVERL; this is encoded by the coding sequence TTGAGCGTGACTGACATCCGGATCCCTGACACGATCAAGCCCGTCGACGGACGCTTCGGCTCCGGCCCGAGCAAGGTGCGCCCCGAGGGCGTCGAGTCGCTGTCCGCGGTGTCGCGTACCTTCCTCGGCACCTCCCACCGGCAGAAGACGGTCAAGGACCAGGTGGCCCGCCTGCGTCGCGGCCTCGCCGAGTTCTTCTCGATGCCCGAGGGCTACGAGGTGATCCTCTCCAACGGCGGCACCAGCGCGTTCTGGGAAACGGCGGCCTTCGGCCTCGTACGGGAAAAGGCGCAGTTCGCGGAGTTCGGCGAGTTCGGGGCCAAGTTCGCCAAGGCCGTCAAGGATGCGCCGTTCCTGGCCGACCCGACCGTGCATCGCGCTCCCGGCGGCGAAGCGGCCTACCTGACGGCCGAGGCCGGCGTCGACGTCTACGCCTCGGTCCACAACGAGACGTCCACCGGCGTGGCCGTCCCCGTCCGCCGCGTCGAGGGCGCCGACCCGGGTGCGCTACTGCTCACCGACGCCACCTCGGGCGGCGGCAGCCTCGACGTCGACCTGCGCGAGACCGACGTCTACTACCTGGCCCCGCAAAAGGCGCTGGGCTCCGACGGCGGCATCTGGCTGGCCCTGCTCTCGCCCGCCGCGATCGAGCGCGCGTTCGAGATCAAGCAGAGCGGCCGGTACATCCCGCAGTTCCTCGACCTGGTGACCGCGATCGAACAGTCCCGGCTGGAGCAGACCTACAACACTCCCGCCCTGGCCACAGTGTTCCTGGCCGCCGAACAGCTCGACTGGATGAACTCCCAGGGCGGGCTCTCGTGGGCCGTCAAGCGCAGCGCCGAGAGCGCCGCCGCCATCTACAACTGGGCCGACCGCTCCTCGTACGCGACCCCGTTCGTCACGGACCCCGCCCTGCGCTCGTCGGCGGTGGCCACGATCGACTTCGAGGGCGTCGACGCGGCGGCCATCGCCAAGATCCTGCGGGCCAACGACGTGGTCGACACCGAGCCGTACCGCAAGCTCGGCCGCAACCAGCTGCGGGTCGCCTTGTACCCGACGATCGAGCCCTCGGACGTGGCCGCCCTGACCGCCTGCATCGACTACGTCGTCGAGCGCCTCTAG
- the sepH gene encoding septation protein SepH, which yields MRPVRFVALSEDGQAMVLADEVGRLLALPIDDRVSGAISQEGHPVSPGTAVAIMAPDAQPSLSPRDIQARIRSGDSAEEVARIAGVPVDRVLRYAGPVLQERAMLAQHARRTRLKTSDSGAPLAEVVDSRLAQHGIDTEKISWDAYRRDDGTWRIVATWPSGKATAQAIWDLDKGRQVVSPHDDMAQYLCAERPTQILGQEPAPERAFTERGGHGLPGPSRSAEPARGGHGLPAADTPTPRPTRDPIRAGRDALLASLDRPLSPSAGSRSLDAGPSETPRRPVAGGAAALLGGGAGSAFDEDSDLPKEVPAVPSLAVLRPRRTVGQGQQQSAETDEAKPRKRLPSWDDVLFGGGPAARESS from the coding sequence ATGCGGCCGGTACGCTTCGTCGCCCTTTCCGAGGACGGCCAGGCCATGGTGCTCGCCGACGAGGTCGGCCGGCTCCTGGCCCTACCGATCGACGACCGGGTCTCCGGCGCGATCAGCCAAGAGGGACACCCGGTGTCACCGGGCACAGCTGTCGCGATCATGGCGCCCGACGCCCAGCCGTCGCTGTCCCCGCGCGACATTCAGGCCCGCATCCGCTCCGGCGACTCGGCCGAAGAGGTCGCTCGCATCGCCGGCGTGCCGGTCGACCGCGTTCTGCGTTACGCCGGTCCGGTGCTGCAGGAACGCGCCATGCTGGCGCAGCACGCACGCCGCACCCGCCTCAAGACGTCGGATTCCGGCGCCCCGCTGGCCGAGGTGGTCGACAGCCGCCTGGCCCAGCACGGCATCGACACCGAAAAGATTTCGTGGGACGCCTACCGTCGTGACGACGGCACGTGGCGCATCGTCGCCACCTGGCCCTCCGGCAAGGCGACGGCCCAGGCGATCTGGGATCTCGACAAGGGACGCCAGGTCGTGTCGCCGCACGACGACATGGCGCAATACCTGTGCGCAGAGCGGCCGACCCAGATCCTCGGGCAGGAACCGGCTCCCGAGCGGGCGTTCACCGAGCGTGGCGGCCACGGCCTGCCCGGCCCTTCGCGTTCGGCCGAGCCCGCCCGTGGTGGCCACGGCCTGCCCGCCGCCGACACGCCGACGCCGCGTCCGACCCGCGACCCGATCCGGGCCGGGCGGGACGCGCTGCTCGCGTCGCTCGACCGGCCGCTCAGCCCGTCCGCGGGCAGCCGCAGCCTCGACGCGGGCCCGTCCGAGACGCCGCGCCGCCCGGTCGCCGGCGGGGCCGCGGCCCTGCTCGGCGGTGGCGCCGGTTCGGCCTTCGACGAAGACTCCGACCTGCCCAAGGAGGTGCCGGCCGTGCCTTCGCTGGCTGTCCTCCGGCCGCGCCGCACAGTGGGCCAGGGCCAGCAGCAGTCCGCCGAGACCGACGAGGCGAAGCCCCGCAAGCGGCTGCCAAGCTGGGACGACGTCCTCTTCGGCGGCGGCCCGGCCGCCCGCGAGTCGTCCTGA
- the thpR gene encoding RNA 2',3'-cyclic phosphodiesterase, which translates to MTRLFVAVYPPQAALSDLRGALPGMSKLTPVDKWHLTLVFLGDAPAAPVLDILRDVPSPGPFELRLTGGGRFGSACWAGVDGDLAALNELRNSVRDALTLGGFPSDNRPFHPHLTVSYRPDPALRQTLAGYAGQPWPVTEYSLVESANGQYERLATWPL; encoded by the coding sequence CTGACCCGGCTTTTCGTCGCGGTCTATCCGCCTCAGGCAGCGCTCTCCGACTTGCGCGGCGCGCTGCCGGGAATGTCGAAACTGACGCCGGTCGACAAGTGGCATCTCACTCTGGTCTTCCTCGGCGACGCCCCGGCCGCGCCAGTGCTCGACATCCTGCGTGACGTGCCCTCACCCGGCCCGTTCGAGCTGCGCCTCACGGGAGGCGGCCGTTTCGGTTCGGCGTGCTGGGCCGGCGTCGACGGTGACCTCGCCGCGCTGAACGAACTGCGCAACAGCGTGCGCGACGCCCTCACGCTGGGCGGTTTCCCGAGCGACAACCGGCCGTTCCATCCACACCTGACGGTCTCGTACCGTCCGGACCCCGCGCTGCGTCAGACGCTGGCCGGGTACGCGGGGCAGCCGTGGCCGGTCACGGAGTATTCCCTGGTGGAAAGCGCGAACGGCCAATACGAACGGCTCGCCACCTGGCCCCTGTGA